From a single Theropithecus gelada isolate Dixy chromosome 8, Tgel_1.0, whole genome shotgun sequence genomic region:
- the LOC112629713 gene encoding defensin-7, whose protein sequence is MRTLTLLSAVLLVALQTWAEPLQATADEMPAQEQPPAGNQDVLIYFSGDESSFLQVPGSMKGLICHCRVLYCLFGEHLGGTCFIHGERYPICCY, encoded by the exons ATGAGGACCCTCACGCTCCTCTCTGCCGTTCTCCTGGTGGCCCTCCAGACCTGGGCAGAGCCGCTCCAGGCAACAGCTGATGAGATGCCAGCCCAGGAGCAGCCTCCAGCAGGCAACCAGGATGTGCTCATTTACTTTTCAGGAGATGAGAGCTCCTTTCTTCAGGTTCCAG GCTCAATGAAGGGCTTGATCTGCCATTGCAGAGTACTCTACTGCCTTTTTGGAGAACATCTTGGTGGGACCTGCTTCATCCATGGTGAACGCTACCCAATCTGCTGCTATTAA